A DNA window from Candidatus Polarisedimenticolaceae bacterium contains the following coding sequences:
- a CDS encoding alpha/beta fold hydrolase, which yields MRRDPVQFADASGTPVVGTLRETGCRAAVVLTHGIVGYRGMPELEALAGALEGTRDVLSIDVRGHGDSPGRFTWGRDEWMQVEAAARYLGAPARPVAAVGFSFGGYHTAKAALSGAPLDRVVLVGAPFDFRLYDRMPLNRALWRHLPLMIRRRRRLPRVERLPRMRERGLSARDLSRITVPTLVVHGADDWLVSRRHAEAFAAAIPRATFLEIERGLHAEYLMQSSPGAFVAALREFLTLP from the coding sequence ATGCGTCGCGATCCGGTCCAGTTTGCCGACGCCTCCGGGACCCCCGTCGTGGGGACGCTTCGGGAGACCGGTTGCCGGGCGGCGGTCGTCCTGACCCACGGGATCGTCGGCTACCGGGGGATGCCCGAGCTCGAGGCTCTGGCCGGCGCGCTCGAGGGGACCCGCGACGTCCTTTCGATCGACGTTCGCGGGCACGGCGACAGCCCGGGCCGATTCACCTGGGGGCGCGACGAGTGGATGCAGGTCGAGGCCGCCGCCCGTTACCTCGGCGCCCCGGCTCGGCCGGTCGCCGCCGTCGGGTTCTCCTTCGGCGGCTACCACACGGCGAAGGCGGCCCTCTCCGGTGCGCCGCTCGACCGTGTCGTCCTCGTCGGTGCGCCGTTCGACTTCCGACTGTACGACCGGATGCCCCTCAACCGGGCCCTCTGGCGTCACCTGCCGCTGATGATCCGGCGCCGGCGCCGGCTCCCCCGGGTCGAGCGTCTCCCCAGGATGCGCGAGCGCGGCCTTTCGGCCCGCGACCTCTCACGCATCACCGTCCCCACGCTCGTCGTACACGGCGCGGACGACTGGCTCGTCTCGAGGCGTCACGCCGAGGCCTTCGCGGCGGCGATCCCCCGCGCGACCTTCCTCGAGATCGAGCGCGGCCTCCACGCCGAGTACCTGATGCAGTCCAGCCCGGGGGCCTTCGTAGCCGCCCTCCGGGAGTTCCTCACGCTGCCTTGA
- a CDS encoding Hsp20/alpha crystallin family protein — translation MWTRRSVFDEMSNLFRDFDTLFTRVGEGSRMLPAFGVRRRELPAGTGETDKPTEWMSTLFPTVECFTRDNMLVFRAEMPGVDPNEVELSVQGDRLTIKGEKRTEHKVEEADYFFQEVDYGRFERSFALPEGTPTDKVKATFRHGVLEVTVPAANLPTAKKVPIEIGPGTGPEKKPVKAA, via the coding sequence ATGTGGACCAGGCGCAGCGTCTTCGACGAGATGTCGAATCTCTTTCGGGATTTCGACACGCTCTTCACCCGCGTCGGCGAGGGCAGCCGCATGTTGCCCGCGTTCGGCGTACGCCGGCGGGAGCTGCCGGCGGGGACGGGCGAAACCGACAAGCCGACGGAATGGATGAGCACGCTCTTCCCGACCGTCGAGTGCTTCACCCGCGACAACATGCTGGTCTTCCGGGCGGAGATGCCCGGCGTCGACCCCAACGAGGTCGAGCTCTCCGTGCAGGGGGACCGCCTGACGATCAAGGGGGAGAAGAGGACCGAGCACAAGGTCGAGGAGGCCGACTACTTCTTCCAGGAGGTCGACTACGGGAGATTCGAGCGCTCGTTCGCCCTTCCGGAGGGCACCCCGACCGACAAGGTGAAGGCGACCTTCAGGCACGGCGTGCTCGAGGTCACCGTGCCCGCGGCGAACCTGCCGACCGCGAAGAAGGTGCCGATCGAGATCGGCCCGGGAACCGGGCCGGAGAAAAAGCCGGTCAAGGCAGCGTGA